One Hippocampus zosterae strain Florida chromosome 4, ASM2543408v3, whole genome shotgun sequence genomic window carries:
- the ddx28 gene encoding probable ATP-dependent RNA helicase DDX28, translating into MWSLKAGNSALASSRIYKTKINRFSTDHVYFSVRAASPEEIPVIRVPCSIQNRFENVKQTRSRNNINTSKAGKLLIQSRNASLNQSVGYTHAKFDEPLLCSKGWKHKKSFGDYFTVNNIKSVAPFVSQSGQEEDIKKPVKTFHKLHISSELVETLERLNITHPTTVQLQTIPKVMRGHNVLCAGETGSGKTLSYLLPIVHKLHLDEEIYEDGSRKIHTVVVVPSRELAEQVASVSRSLCAPLGKVTRTVGGGRGVGHIKGVFKQGIPDILVATPGALVKALRRRCLDLSHLRFLVVDEADTMFDPSFADMLEDILRHTEVARNPGETQGPARKAQLLVVGATFPGGVGDVLSRVTDLGNMVVIKSKMLHFLMPHVKQTFLKVRGQDKVLELNHYLKRLQQEHGASGGNAVLVFCNKASTVNWLGYSLDEMGVPHARLQGEMPAVVRAGIFHRFQKGTTEVLLCTDVASRGLDTSRVRLVVNYDFPESHTDYIHRAGRVGRAGGCDGGQVLSFVTHPWEVDLVQKIEMAARRRTSLPGMESEIREPKPILNETEELR; encoded by the exons ATGTGGTCTCTGAAGGCCGGCAACTCGGCACTTGCTTCTTCTAGAATTTACAAGACTAAAATAAACAGATTCTCGACCGATCATGTTTATTTTTCGGTCCGCGCGGCCTCTCCGGAAGAGATCCCCGTCATTCGCGTCCCTTGCTCCATACAGAATCGCTTTGAGAATGTGAAGCAAACCCGGAGTAggaacaacatcaacaccagcaAAGCTGGTAAGCTTCTCATACAGAGCAGAAACGCTAGTTTGAACCAGTCTGTAGGATACACGCACGCTAAGTTTGACGAGCCTCTACTCTGCTCCAAAGGATGGAAGCATAAAAAGTCATTCGGGGATTATTTCACCGTCAACAACATCAAATCTGTGGCGCCTTTTGTGTCTCAAAGCGGTCAGGAGGAGGATATTAAAAAGCCAGTGAAGACCTTCCATAAACTGCACATCTCCAGTGAGCTGGTGGAGACTTTGGAACGCTTAAACATCACTCATCCCACCACCGTGCAGCTACAGACAATCCCCAAGGTGATGAGGGGTCACAACGTCCTGTGTGCaggggagacaggaagtgggaAGACGCTGAGTTATCTGCTGCCAATTGTGCACAAGTTGCACTTGGATGAAGAGATTTATGAGGATGGGTCTCGTAAAATCCACACTGTGGTTGTGGTTCCCTCCAGGGAGCTGGCTGAACAGGTGGCGTCTGTGTCCAGGAGCCTGTGTGCCCCATTGGGCAAGGTGACGAGGACGGTAGGAGGCGGGCGGGGCGTGGGGCACATTAAGGGGGTCTTCAAGCAAGGGATTCCTGACATTTTAGTAGCCACTCCTGGCGCTCTTGTCAAAGCCCTGCGGAGACGTTGCTTGGATTTAAGCCATCTTCGCTTCCTGGTCGTGGATGAAGCGGACACTATGTTTGACCCGAGCTTTGCCGACATGCTGGAGGACATTTTGCGGCACACCGAAGTCGCCCGCAACCCGGGCGAGACGCAAGGCCCCGCACGTAAGGCCCAACTGCTGGTGGTGGGGGCCACCTTCCCTGGCGGGGTCGGCGATGTCCTCAGCCGGGTGACGGATCTCGGCAACATGGTTGTTATCAAGAGCAAGATGCTGCACTTCCTTATGCCGCACGTGAAGCAGACCTTCCTCAAGGTGAGAGGGCAGGATAAAGTCCTTGAGCTCAACCATTATCTGAAACGGCTCCAGCAGGAACATGGAGCATCAGGAGGGAACGCCGTCCTTGTGTTCTGCAACAAGGCCTCCACCGTCAACTGGCTGGG GTACTCCCTGGACGAGATGGGGGTGCCACATGCTCGCCTCCAAGGAGAGATGCCGGCTGTGGTTCGTGCGGGCATCTTCCACCGTTTCCAGAAAGGCACGACCGAAGTTCTCCTCTGCACCGACGTCGCCTCGCGAGGCCTGGACACGTCCCGGGTCCGCCTGGTGGTCAACTATGACTTCCCGGAGTCGCACACGGACTACATCCACAGGGCGGGTCGGGTGGGAAGGGCCGGGGGGTGTGACGGTGGCCAGGTACTAAGCTTCGTCACACACCCATGGGAGGTGGACCTTGTGCAAAAGATCGAGATGGCGGCACGGAGGAGAACTAGTTTGCCTGGTATGGAGTCTGAGATACGCGAGCCAAAACCTATCCTAAATGAGACCGAAGAGTTGAGGTGA